The sequence GCAAAATGAGGCATCACCACTGTACTCGCGGAATAGCATGTGGAATGGATGGGGCTTTACCCATCCAGATATAACCCAGGCGTCAACTGTGTTCCTGTGGCTGTCTTCACAGTGGATAGCAGGAGTACAGCAACGTAGTAAGCCTAGACAGGAGAGCAACTGCCAACTGCTTGCACCTGAGAAATATTGGAGGAAATTATAATCGGGGCACCACATTAAAAATGAATAACTCTCCATTCTTATGCCTATAGAACACACTGaggaatattttatttaaagccAAGAACTGGTGTTGACATACAGGCAAACCCTGTCTTTTAACTATGACCCTGGGCCTGCTAGGAGTCCAGGATTCGCCTGTCAAGGTGGGCATGCCCCCAAGGGGTCTTCAGGGTCTGGGAACCATAGAAATTGACCTAGGCCCTGGATCTGTATAGCATGGCTAACTACACACATTACACTATGTGCCAAGGTAAGGCCTAAGGCAGGATCCAGTTCCTGAAACAAACAACAAAGGCCAGACTCACAAACTGGGGTCCAGATATGTACCCAAAGTAACACCAAGATGTACGGATCTAAAAACTGTTAGTTAGCTCAGGGCAATAAGCAGTccaattttattattataatttttttttttttaacccaatctCCAAAAGAGAACCGATCTATGCCTAAAAAAATAGAAAGCTCATGGAGTGGGCGGGGTTATTTGAGTGTACACTAGGGGTGGCCCttgcaagttatttttttttgtcagtgtacAATCACCTAAAGGTAGTCTGCATATAACCATGAGATTATATTAAACTACATAAAACACATTATATTGTATTGACTAAATCTAATTTGGCTTACTGCAATCTGCAAATGCCTGTAGTGATTTCTTTGCAGCTATTAACGTCCTAAtgtattttctccttttttttttttttttcagaaaataaattgGGAGACCTTTCTTTATAACAATGGCAGGCAAGTCGTCTTTGCTAAAAGTAATCCTTTTGGGAGATGGTGGAGTCGGAAAGAGTTCTCTCATGAATCGCTACGTTACCAACAAATTTGACACCCAGTTATTTCACACCATAGGAGTTGAGTTTTTGAATAAGGAACTGGAGGTGGACAATCATTCAGTGACCATGCAGATATGGGATACTGCGGGCCAAGAACGTTTCAGGAGCCTGAGGACCCCTTTCTATAGGGGATCTGACTGTTGCCTGCTGACATTCAGTGTTGATGACTCTCAGAGTTTTCAAAACCTCAACAACTGGAAGAAAGAATTTGTCTACTATGCGGATGTTAAAGATCCAGAACATTTCCCATTTGTGGTTTTGGGAAACAAAATAGACATCAATGAGCGTCAAGTCTCAACAGAAGAAGCTGAGGGTTGGTGCAGAGACAATGGGAACCATCCCTATTTTGAGACAAGTGCTAAGGATGCCACTAATGTTTCGGCAGCATTTGAAGAAGCTGTCAGAAGAGTTTTGGCTATTGAAGATCGAACAGATCAACTGATCCATAATGATACAGTGAATCTACATAGAAAGCCCAAATCCAGTTCAACCTGCTGTTGACTTTTATTTATGGGAAGTCCGCTTCTAACACCTTCAGTATGAGCTGGACTTTTTCACCATATAGGTCTACTATGTATTCATCAGTAGGCCTGGGTTGCTTCACTGGAAAAGAACAAGTGATGAGTAGTCATTTAATGAAACTTCGCTATGGAAAAGCCATAGGCCTCACAAAGACTTTACCCTTGTGGTGCCAGGATATGTACCACACAGTGCGTACGGTTTCCTTGGTAAATGTGCTTATTAATACAACTAACAATAATTTACTATACTGAGACACAGAGGAAGACTATAAATTTAAAACTTCATGTTGTATGACTGATTACATGAATGACAAATATGAGAAAATAATAGACCTATAATAATTATGTTTGTGACCATTTTTCCTTTTAGACTGTGCCCAGTTGCAACTGATAAATACAGAGTTCAATAACTGATAACAGTGAAAGATACCGACTTTAAATGTGATCACTTTGTTTTGATCTGTAATCGGTGTTTGTTTTTCATCACTTATTGCATTTAGTATTGTTATATTTGTACCTGAGACTgtttgttctttttgtttttttattctaataTCTAAAATCGGGTGTAGACAATACAGAACTGAGAAGCCCTAGTCAGTACAGTCTAGCAGCATTTGTATGAAGTCAATTAACATGCACTTCATTGAGAGCTCGAAAGGCTGTAAGATGGCAGCTGTAGAAGTTTATAAGCtaccgggcttctggaatttatCTGGCCCTGCCAGGAATGAGAAATCGTGAATATGCATAATATACCCTTGCCTacgatgagaaaaaaaatatattttggagCTATGATCAGTGTCTGATAACATAAAATTAAGTTTATGAACAAGCAATGAgctatatttaaaaacaaatttattttttgggggcaaGGGAGTAGGGGTTGACTTTGGGCCGCTGTATCTCAGCCTTTGTAATTTCCTGCGGAAAATTGTGAAACCTGTATCCTCGAACAACGCTGATAAGAAGTTGGGTATCTTGGATACATGATACTTCAAGTGTTATTAAAGGCaatgttgtatatattttttttaaataacatgttatatttgcctgctctgtgcaatggttttgcacagagcagctcagattcTTCTCTTTGAGGGTCCCCATGCCGGCactagtgcccccagagcaagcagcttgccccCAGCAGACTCGCTCCCGAGCAgctgctctgcgtgtccattcacacacagagcctcGGCTCCACTCCTTCTCTGTCCCcattggcttactggctgtgCTTGACAGTAGCTGTCTCATACAGTGAGGGAGAGTCCCTAGCGAGCCAAGGCTCCTGTGCACATCGGTGAGGTACAGATAAGTATTGGGGGGAGTTGCTGCACATaggtgtgtgttttgtttttttaacctttgtgcatagaatgcatgagggtaaaaaaacttgagcctttagaaccactttcagCAAATACCTTGTTCACATACAACTAATagccataaaaataaaattttgcccTGTTAGGATCTAATAAAAAATCATGGACTTTTTCCTTTACATTTTCAGAGGATGTCGTTTAAGGATCAGCAATCATGGTCCGCAAGCTACTGATCTTTAGTCTGGACCAAGAGCTGCCTTTTGATAGCTCTGTTTTGCTGTGATCACCCTCCTAAACGTTGGCTGCCTAGTGACGCATACATACAACGCATGGGTGTTAATGCCCACCCTTTTGCCACTGCACATGTGTTGGGTGGTAGTAAAGGAGTAAAGCATGGGTCCTTAGGACAGAGCCTTTTGCCATATTTATGCCCCAGAGTGTATAACGTGCTTATACTCTCCTCTTTAAATAATATTATTTTGTCCACTATAGTACCAGGGTAGTTTTGTTTCAAGTTAACAGTTGGTTTACAAAGTAAACCTTTAGACAAAAGCCTCATTTTAAAAAAGGTTACATCCAAATAAATTGATTCAGTTCAGACTAGCTCTTGGCAACTGTGAGAACATGAGTTTTTCTCTGTACTAGTTTCATCACAATTACACTAGCACAGTATAGCTCATTCTGTCTAATGAAGAGTAAAGGTCTCAGGTGCCTGCTACTAGAATTCTGTGCATAAATAGTTGCAAGATCGAAGACGGGCAGATGCTAATAGGCGGAAGAATCTCCATAGGGATAATAAACTGGCACATAACCCAACCTGTGAGTTTCTGCTTCGGACATGTCAATCTAGTTGGAAGGGCATCACCCTTTTGATCAGTTGTTGTACAATTTAAGAATTAagcatttttttgacactgcagtatcttaaagtgaacctgtacttTGCTAAAGAAGGACAAAATGGGGTTACTTTAGTGTTCCTCCTATACACTCCCTTTCTTGCTTCCTTACTGCTTTGATTGGCCAcccagaacaaagaaaaaaaattcaggtaCGGTGAGCATGTG comes from Rana temporaria chromosome 2, aRanTem1.1, whole genome shotgun sequence and encodes:
- the RAB9A gene encoding ras-related protein Rab-9A, whose amino-acid sequence is MAGKSSLLKVILLGDGGVGKSSLMNRYVTNKFDTQLFHTIGVEFLNKELEVDNHSVTMQIWDTAGQERFRSLRTPFYRGSDCCLLTFSVDDSQSFQNLNNWKKEFVYYADVKDPEHFPFVVLGNKIDINERQVSTEEAEGWCRDNGNHPYFETSAKDATNVSAAFEEAVRRVLAIEDRTDQLIHNDTVNLHRKPKSSSTCC